The following coding sequences lie in one Phalacrocorax aristotelis chromosome 2, bGulAri2.1, whole genome shotgun sequence genomic window:
- the LOC142053423 gene encoding epidermal retinol dehydrogenase 2-like isoform X1, whose amino-acid sequence MFNFRSILKILQFLKLLIFLIFENLILLVFPPHKKTFAGEIVLITSSANGIGRQIALNFAPLGATLVLWDIDDEGNKETSRLAQKNGAKIVFVYHCDCSNREEVYEQADKVRKEVGDVTILINNAGMLLGEKFCDLSDADFEKMLRVNFFSQVWTCKAFLPAMMTCNRGHLVSIASAAGLLGAYRMSGYAGSKYATIGMMEALDSELYHAGKQGIKTTIICPYFINTKLSKGFQTQNHLLLPVYDAEYVANKIMDAIQKEKFYLIMPLSIRFFPFKIFLPRKMVLLFESYINITNSMDKAFGRKKKD is encoded by the exons ATGTTCAACTTCAGAAGCATCCTGAAGATACTACAGTTcctgaaattattaatttttttaatttttgagaaTTTAATCTTACTCGTATTTCCTCCACACAAAAAAACTTTTGCTGGGGAAATAGTGCTTATTACTAGCTCCGCAAATGGGATTGGAAGGCAGATTGCCTTAAACTTTGCTCCTTTGGGAGCAACCTTGGTTCTTTGGGACATTGATGATGAAGGTaacaaagaaacaagcagaTTAGCCCAAAAAAATGGAGCTAAAATAGTGTTTGTCTACCACTGTGACTGCAGCAATAGGGAGGAGGTCTATGAACAGGCAGACAAG gttAGAAAAGAAGTTGGGGACGTTACTATTCTAATCAATAATGCTGGCATGCTGCTTGGGGAAAAGTTTTGTGACCTTTCAGATGCAGATTTTGAAAAGATGTTAAGAGTCAACTTCTTCTCTCAAGTCTGg ACTTGCAAGGCCTTTCTTCCAGCCATGATGACCTGTAACCGTGGACACCTGGTTAGCATAGCCAGTGCAGCAGGATTGTTGGGAGCCTACAGAATGTCAG GTTATGCTGGAAGTAAGTATGCCACCATTGGAATGATGGAAGCCTTAGATTCGGAACTGTATCATgcaggaaaacaaggcattaaAACCACCATAATTTGCCCCTATTTTATTAATACTAAATTATCTAAAGGTTTTCAAACCCA AAACCACCTCCTTCTTCCTGTTTATGATGCAGAGTATGTAGCCAACAAGATCATGGATgcaattcaaaaggaaaagttttatCTAATCATGCCTCTGTCTATAcgcttttttcctttcaaaat TTTCCTTCCTAGAAAGATGGTACTGCTCTTTGAATCTTACATTAACATCACCAACAGCATGGATAAAGCCTTCGGTCGGAAGAAAAAGGATTGA
- the LOC142053423 gene encoding short-chain dehydrogenase/reductase family 16C member 6-like isoform X2 has protein sequence MFNFRSILKILQFLKLLIFLIFENLILLVFPPHKKTFAGEIVLITSSANGIGRQIALNFAPLGATLVLWDIDDEGNKETSRLAQKNGAKIVFVYHCDCSNREEVYEQADKVRKEVGDVTILINNAGMLLGEKFCDLSDADFEKMLRVNFFSQVWTCKAFLPAMMTCNRGHLVSIASAAGLLGAYRMSGYAGSKYATIGMMEALDSELYHAGKQGIKTTIICPYFINTKLSKGFQTQNHLLLPVYDAEYVANKIMDAIQKEKFYLIMPLSIRRCLSHQFPS, from the exons ATGTTCAACTTCAGAAGCATCCTGAAGATACTACAGTTcctgaaattattaatttttttaatttttgagaaTTTAATCTTACTCGTATTTCCTCCACACAAAAAAACTTTTGCTGGGGAAATAGTGCTTATTACTAGCTCCGCAAATGGGATTGGAAGGCAGATTGCCTTAAACTTTGCTCCTTTGGGAGCAACCTTGGTTCTTTGGGACATTGATGATGAAGGTaacaaagaaacaagcagaTTAGCCCAAAAAAATGGAGCTAAAATAGTGTTTGTCTACCACTGTGACTGCAGCAATAGGGAGGAGGTCTATGAACAGGCAGACAAG gttAGAAAAGAAGTTGGGGACGTTACTATTCTAATCAATAATGCTGGCATGCTGCTTGGGGAAAAGTTTTGTGACCTTTCAGATGCAGATTTTGAAAAGATGTTAAGAGTCAACTTCTTCTCTCAAGTCTGg ACTTGCAAGGCCTTTCTTCCAGCCATGATGACCTGTAACCGTGGACACCTGGTTAGCATAGCCAGTGCAGCAGGATTGTTGGGAGCCTACAGAATGTCAG GTTATGCTGGAAGTAAGTATGCCACCATTGGAATGATGGAAGCCTTAGATTCGGAACTGTATCATgcaggaaaacaaggcattaaAACCACCATAATTTGCCCCTATTTTATTAATACTAAATTATCTAAAGGTTTTCAAACCCA AAACCACCTCCTTCTTCCTGTTTATGATGCAGAGTATGTAGCCAACAAGATCATGGATgcaattcaaaaggaaaagttttatCTAATCATGCCTCTGTCTATAcg TCGGTGTTTGTCTCATCAGTTTCCTTCCTAG